The genomic window CATGACCACCGAAGAGATCACGAGCACAATTTGGAGAGCTAAAGCCATCACAGCATCCTTGAGTTACGTATTCCGAAGTTTCACACGCAAGCGTCATGCAGGCGCATACCGTGAACACTATACACGCCAATAATAGCGTCGGCGCCCACCCCACGGGCGGGGCGCCGACGAATGTCTAGCGCTACTAGACCTCAGAAGCAGCGTTTGCCGCGAGCTTCGCAAACGCTTCACCGTCCAGCGAAGCGCCACCGACGAGGCCACCGTCGACGTCGGTCTGGCCGACGATCTCGGCAACGGTGTCGGCCTTCACAGAACCGCCGTAAAGAATACGGATGTTTTCGGCCACGGAGGCGTCGGCAAGCTCTGCGATGAGCTTGCGAATGGCCGCGCAGACTTCTTGGGCATCTGCAGCGGAAGCTACCTTGCCGGTACCGATCGCCCAAACGGGCTCGTAGGCGATGACGGTCTTTGCCAGATCCTCAGAAGACAAGCCAGCCAGAGAGTCGCGGGTTTGCTCTACGACGTATTCAACGTGAGTGCCCTTTTCACGGATCTCAAGTGGTTCGCCCACGCATACGATTGGGCTCATGCCTTGGCCAAGCGCTGCCTGGGCCTTCTTAGCAACCAAAGCGGAGCTCTCGTTGTGGTACTCACGACGTTCAGAGTGGCCGACCACGACCCAACGACAACCGAGCTTCGCCAGCATTTGCGCCGACACCTCACCGGTATAGGCACCCGACTCGTGCTCAGAAACGTCCTGGGCGCCATACGTGATCTGCAGCTTGTCACCTTCTACTAGAGTCTGCACCGAGCGCAGATCGGTGAAAGGAACGGTGACTGCAACATCTACCTTTTCGTAGTATTCCTTCGGCAACGCGAAGGCGAGCTTTTGAACCGTGGCTACGGCCTGTAGATGATCCAAGTTCATCTTCCAGTTACCAGCGATCAATGGGGTACGTGCCATAACAGTGTCCTTTCTTTGGACTT from Corynebacterium gerontici includes these protein-coding regions:
- the tpiA gene encoding triose-phosphate isomerase; this translates as MARTPLIAGNWKMNLDHLQAVATVQKLAFALPKEYYEKVDVAVTVPFTDLRSVQTLVEGDKLQITYGAQDVSEHESGAYTGEVSAQMLAKLGCRWVVVGHSERREYHNESSALVAKKAQAALGQGMSPIVCVGEPLEIREKGTHVEYVVEQTRDSLAGLSSEDLAKTVIAYEPVWAIGTGKVASAADAQEVCAAIRKLIAELADASVAENIRILYGGSVKADTVAEIVGQTDVDGGLVGGASLDGEAFAKLAANAASEV